One genomic region from Bacteroidetes Order II. bacterium encodes:
- a CDS encoding universal stress protein translates to MLYARKLLLPIEFSEMSYVAASWSLGVARKLGIQEVHLVHVVQMNPAPSVASVSQRTHSGHEIRDNIPPAFMAPWESLTQQVIQEGFRLRIEVLEATDITQALVTYSESHLIDLIALNTHVRTGFAMEILGSVAKSLIRYAPCPVLTLRVSNQQLYNTQSVQQILVPIDFSDRSKQAVRIARAIAERIGGEITAFHVEPMNGPPTHHSQWERQYDATHPHVTQTPKLVEFLHTASGPRVTCHTAPLFGDLVPATLQYLARYQHDLIVIGTHEHRQEGLGFTQSMTEKLIQFAPCPVISFRPSSRSLIEFHRTDERLALN, encoded by the coding sequence ATGCTGTACGCCCGCAAATTACTGCTACCCATTGAGTTTTCTGAAATGTCTTACGTGGCTGCCTCATGGAGTCTTGGTGTAGCCCGTAAATTGGGCATTCAAGAGGTACATCTTGTTCATGTTGTTCAGATGAACCCTGCCCCATCGGTTGCATCCGTTTCCCAAAGAACCCATTCGGGGCACGAAATCCGAGATAACATTCCACCCGCCTTTATGGCCCCTTGGGAAAGTCTGACCCAACAAGTCATTCAAGAAGGCTTTCGGCTGAGGATTGAAGTCTTGGAAGCCACCGATATTACCCAAGCCCTTGTAACGTATTCCGAAAGCCACCTAATTGATCTGATTGCACTGAATACCCATGTCCGGACGGGCTTTGCAATGGAAATTTTGGGAAGTGTTGCAAAAAGCCTTATTCGATATGCGCCTTGCCCAGTTCTGACCCTAAGGGTAAGCAATCAACAGTTATACAATACCCAGTCTGTTCAGCAAATTTTGGTTCCGATTGATTTTTCGGACCGATCCAAACAGGCCGTACGGATTGCAAGAGCCATTGCCGAGAGAATAGGCGGCGAAATTACGGCATTCCACGTTGAACCAATGAATGGTCCACCGACACACCACTCTCAGTGGGAGCGGCAATATGATGCCACCCACCCCCATGTTACCCAAACGCCTAAATTGGTTGAATTCCTCCATACGGCATCTGGCCCAAGGGTAACCTGTCATACCGCACCGCTCTTTGGGGACTTGGTTCCGGCAACCCTGCAATACCTCGCCCGTTATCAGCATGACCTGATCGTCATTGGCACACATGAGCACCGTCAAGAGGGGCTGGGATTCACCCAGAGTATGACAGAAAAGCTTATCCAATTTGCCCCATGCCCTGTTATTAGCTTCCGGCCTTCCTCCCGTTCCTTGATTGAGTTTCATCGCACCGATGAGCGGCTTGCATTGAACTAA
- a CDS encoding VOC family protein: MANVSIYLNFMGNTEEAFIFYKHVFKTEFSAPFMRIGDMPQQPGMPPLSDADKKKVMHVALPILGGTEIMGTDMLESMGHSLTVGNNTTISLNTDTKAEADRLYAELSEGGDAKQCVTPHDTFWGYWGVCLDKFGIRWMFNVTNQSDE; this comes from the coding sequence ATGGCAAACGTATCCATCTATCTCAACTTTATGGGTAATACCGAAGAAGCATTTATCTTTTACAAGCATGTTTTCAAAACAGAATTCTCTGCTCCCTTTATGCGTATAGGTGATATGCCTCAACAGCCAGGCATGCCCCCACTTTCCGACGCAGACAAGAAGAAAGTGATGCATGTTGCATTGCCGATTCTGGGAGGAACGGAAATTATGGGAACAGATATGCTTGAAAGCATGGGTCATAGCCTAACGGTGGGAAATAATACGACGATCAGTTTAAATACCGATACCAAAGCCGAGGCCGACCGCCTGTATGCAGAACTTTCAGAAGGTGGGGACGCCAAGCAATGTGTTACGCCCCATGATACATTTTGGGGGTATTGGGGTGTTTGTCTTGACAAATTTGGAATTCGTTGGATGTTTAATGTAACAAATCAATCTGATGAGTAG
- a CDS encoding VOC family protein produces the protein MATINTHINFNGNAEEAFNFYKSMFGGEFAIIMRFKDFASSDFAVSVHEENKIMHIALPIGDSILMANDVPEMLGRTNENENRSKMVISAESKEEAGKLFSGLSTGRQVEMSISDSPWGSYFGMFRDK, from the coding sequence ATGGCAACTATCAATACCCACATAAATTTTAATGGTAATGCTGAAGAAGCATTCAATTTTTATAAATCAATGTTTGGAGGTGAATTTGCAATAATAATGCGTTTCAAAGACTTTGCAAGCTCAGATTTTGCCGTATCAGTACATGAAGAAAATAAAATAATGCACATTGCTTTACCGATAGGTGACAGCATTCTAATGGCGAATGATGTCCCGGAGATGTTGGGAAGAACAAACGAAAATGAGAACAGGAGTAAAATGGTGATTAGTGCAGAAAGCAAAGAAGAAGCTGGTAAGTTATTTAGTGGTCTTTCGACAGGTAGGCAAGTTGAAATGTCTATTTCTGATAGCCCATGGGGTTCCTATTTTGGTATGTTTAGAGATAAATAA
- a CDS encoding MFS transporter encodes MKNPPRQSFWQIWNMSFGFLGIQYGFGLQQANMSPIYRYLGADEAAIPALWLAGPVTGLLIQPLIGAMSDRTWSNRWGRRKPYFLIGAVITSIALILMPNSSSLWMAASLMWILDAGLNIGMEPFRAFIGDRLNSEQRTLGFSMQSFFVGFGQTLANLMPALLGIFGLVMVADAGANHIPDMVKYSFYIGAFAILASVLWTVYTTKEYPPEDLEAFRRENAEKGILHVFTEIWDALREMPTTMKQLWWVKFFTWFGLPLMWQYLSLAIARHAFNAPEANMPGFEAGNAWGGITFAAFNVSCFMISFFLPAIAKKITRRGTHALFLTIGGVGFFSMLLGNDKYVFLYGMILVGLAWGSILSMPYVLLSDSVSPKRMGVYMGIFNGFIVVPQIINMITIPFLYKTLLGSDPRNALVFAGVCLILAGVSSFFVTENQPQKSE; translated from the coding sequence ATGAAAAATCCTCCTCGTCAGTCTTTCTGGCAAATTTGGAACATGAGCTTTGGCTTTTTGGGTATCCAATATGGCTTTGGGCTTCAACAAGCGAACATGAGTCCGATCTACCGATATTTGGGTGCAGATGAAGCCGCTATTCCGGCCCTTTGGCTTGCTGGACCTGTCACCGGATTGCTTATTCAACCATTGATAGGCGCGATGAGTGACCGAACGTGGTCGAATCGTTGGGGACGGAGGAAGCCTTACTTTTTAATAGGCGCCGTTATTACCAGTATCGCCCTGATCTTAATGCCAAACTCCTCTTCCCTGTGGATGGCAGCGAGTTTAATGTGGATTTTGGATGCGGGTCTGAACATTGGTATGGAACCGTTCCGCGCATTTATCGGAGATCGTCTGAATTCTGAACAACGCACCCTCGGTTTCTCGATGCAAAGTTTCTTTGTTGGGTTTGGACAAACCTTGGCTAATCTGATGCCAGCACTTCTTGGGATTTTCGGATTGGTTATGGTAGCCGATGCAGGTGCCAATCATATTCCGGATATGGTTAAATATTCGTTTTACATTGGCGCATTTGCCATTTTGGCCTCTGTACTCTGGACGGTCTATACCACCAAAGAATATCCACCAGAAGATTTGGAGGCGTTTCGGCGGGAAAATGCCGAAAAAGGCATTCTCCATGTTTTTACCGAAATATGGGATGCTTTGCGGGAAATGCCTACCACCATGAAGCAACTTTGGTGGGTAAAGTTCTTCACTTGGTTTGGCCTGCCGCTCATGTGGCAATACCTGAGCCTCGCCATTGCCCGACATGCTTTTAATGCTCCAGAAGCCAACATGCCCGGATTTGAAGCAGGGAATGCATGGGGGGGTATTACGTTTGCCGCCTTCAATGTCTCTTGTTTTATGATCTCTTTTTTCTTGCCAGCCATTGCAAAAAAAATCACCCGGCGGGGGACACATGCCCTTTTTCTTACCATAGGAGGGGTTGGGTTTTTCTCTATGCTACTTGGGAATGACAAATACGTCTTCCTTTATGGTATGATTTTGGTTGGCTTGGCGTGGGGATCTATCTTATCTATGCCTTATGTATTGCTCTCGGACAGTGTTTCCCCAAAACGTATGGGGGTCTATATGGGTATCTTCAACGGTTTTATTGTGGTGCCCCAAATCATCAACATGATTACAATTCCCTTTTTGTACAAAACGTTGCTTGGCTCCGATCCACGAAATGCCTTAGTCTTCGCGGGCGTTTGTCTGATTTTGGCGGGTGTTTCCAGTTTCTTTGTTACTGAAAATCAACCGCAGAAAAGCGAATAA
- a CDS encoding AAA family ATPase → MNPESSASNELIWDRRARFALWLMEHTKEPVFITGRAGTGKSTLLQYFRKSTAKRIAILAPTGLAAINVNGQTIHSFFRFPSRMITDDAIKRIWGNQVIRKIDTLVIDEVSMVRADLMDGIHKALQVNRKNDLLFGGVQVVFFGDLFQLPPVVSRAEESLMQAHYSSPYFFSAKVFQEVKPIQIELTTVHRQKEASFLELLNQVREDRLSESGLGRLNERAINTKPPDDYLVLTTVNEKARRINEERLKSLGGPPFTYVAHTDGDFNQRDFPTESELTLKVGARVMFLRNDPDGLFVNGTLGTVEYLHGEIIRIETDAGDQVEVSPEKWENMRYYFDAEENKIMSETVGTFTQYPLKLAYAITIHKSQGQTFDKVAIDLDRGAFTHGQTYVALSRCRTFEGILLTRPIRPLDVLFDPIVYEAIHAFQPGNRIYQDYLERFKEAKNQLIQGNSAYLVSNRLRLPLATVQKMALELPTST, encoded by the coding sequence GTGAACCCCGAATCTTCTGCATCCAATGAATTAATTTGGGACCGCCGGGCGCGTTTTGCGCTCTGGCTGATGGAACACACCAAGGAACCTGTCTTTATCACCGGGCGTGCTGGAACGGGTAAATCTACGCTACTTCAATATTTCCGCAAATCCACTGCCAAACGAATTGCCATTTTGGCCCCAACAGGTCTTGCAGCAATTAATGTGAACGGGCAAACCATCCATTCGTTTTTTCGTTTTCCGTCCCGAATGATTACGGATGATGCCATCAAGCGCATTTGGGGAAATCAGGTTATCCGAAAAATTGACACTTTGGTCATTGATGAAGTCTCGATGGTTCGTGCCGATCTGATGGACGGTATTCACAAAGCCCTTCAGGTAAACCGAAAAAATGATTTGCTCTTTGGAGGCGTGCAAGTGGTGTTCTTCGGTGATTTATTCCAATTGCCACCCGTTGTAAGTCGTGCAGAAGAATCTTTGATGCAGGCCCACTACAGTTCGCCATATTTCTTTAGCGCAAAAGTTTTTCAAGAGGTAAAACCGATTCAAATTGAACTCACGACAGTTCACCGCCAAAAAGAAGCATCGTTTCTGGAGCTTTTAAATCAGGTTAGAGAAGACCGATTAAGCGAATCGGGGCTTGGACGGCTAAACGAGCGGGCAATCAATACAAAACCGCCGGATGATTATTTGGTCCTCACCACTGTAAATGAAAAAGCAAGACGAATTAATGAGGAACGATTAAAATCCCTTGGTGGCCCCCCTTTTACTTATGTTGCCCATACCGACGGAGACTTTAACCAACGTGACTTCCCAACCGAATCTGAACTAACCTTAAAAGTGGGGGCTAGGGTTATGTTTTTGCGAAATGATCCAGACGGATTGTTTGTCAATGGAACACTTGGAACCGTGGAATATCTACACGGGGAAATTATCCGCATCGAGACCGACGCCGGCGACCAAGTGGAAGTAAGCCCGGAGAAGTGGGAAAATATGCGGTATTACTTCGATGCAGAAGAGAATAAAATCATGTCCGAGACCGTCGGTACATTTACACAATATCCCCTAAAATTGGCTTATGCCATTACGATTCACAAAAGCCAAGGACAAACATTTGACAAAGTGGCGATAGATTTAGACCGTGGCGCCTTTACCCACGGCCAAACCTACGTGGCGTTAAGCCGCTGCCGTACTTTTGAAGGCATTCTGCTGACAAGGCCCATCCGCCCGTTGGATGTCTTGTTTGATCCAATTGTATATGAAGCCATTCATGCTTTTCAGCCCGGTAATCGGATTTATCAGGACTACCTTGAGCGGTTCAAAGAAGCCAAAAATCAACTCATTCAGGGCAATTCGGCCTATTTGGTCTCCAATCGCCTCCGGCTACCCCTGGCTACCGTCCAAAAAATGGCGTTAGAACTACCCACGTCCACATAA
- a CDS encoding ACT domain-containing protein, producing MEVRTPIMLRLLIGHYVVAQFPPSWRPDNALWSNKGVISLTATPDEWSLICTEEAVPVGGLLEHGWRLFEFVGPFAFNETGILSAVLSPLAKARISIMAFSTYNTDYLLVKAKNLAECVQVFEKTEFIKLKMLPE from the coding sequence ATGGAAGTCCGTACCCCAATTATGCTTCGGCTACTTATTGGTCATTATGTAGTAGCCCAGTTTCCTCCAAGTTGGCGGCCCGATAACGCCCTTTGGTCTAATAAAGGCGTGATTTCCCTCACCGCAACCCCAGATGAATGGTCTTTGATTTGCACCGAAGAAGCAGTCCCTGTTGGCGGTTTACTAGAACATGGTTGGCGGCTTTTTGAATTTGTGGGACCATTTGCATTTAATGAAACGGGAATTTTGTCGGCGGTTTTGTCTCCTTTGGCGAAAGCAAGAATCAGTATTATGGCTTTTTCAACGTATAATACCGATTATTTATTAGTGAAAGCGAAGAATTTAGCCGAATGCGTACAAGTATTTGAAAAAACAGAATTTATCAAGTTGAAAATGCTTCCAGAATGA
- a CDS encoding DUF4397 domain-containing protein: MRTLFLLLAFVSLTLIMGCDGNDPGQTEYANLRVYNGLSDVPLMAVKAATTDIASNLNYQARTPFFQIKAGSRQTVGMYRQGGTTPLLEKQQTFVKDETLFWLLLGNTAQTEFLSITETPQTPASGKALVRFVLGAKSTTLQYSLFLAPVGVDFESVQQWSGSVGYKSVVAYRAFDPGNYQIVIMNPNRNFTSKTVTLAAGEVRTLILADPINSGDEFDLVNLKDN, encoded by the coding sequence ATGCGTACACTATTCTTATTGCTTGCATTTGTTTCTTTGACCCTAATTATGGGCTGTGATGGCAATGACCCAGGGCAAACAGAATATGCAAATCTTCGTGTTTATAATGGCCTCTCGGATGTACCGCTCATGGCCGTCAAAGCAGCGACGACAGATATTGCCTCTAATCTGAACTATCAGGCCAGAACACCTTTTTTTCAAATAAAGGCCGGAAGCCGCCAGACAGTTGGGATGTACCGTCAAGGTGGTACTACGCCCCTTCTGGAAAAACAACAAACCTTTGTGAAAGACGAAACATTGTTTTGGCTGCTGTTAGGGAACACCGCGCAGACAGAGTTTCTTTCCATTACCGAAACCCCGCAAACGCCTGCCAGTGGAAAAGCGTTGGTTCGGTTTGTATTGGGTGCAAAATCCACTACCTTACAATATAGCTTGTTTTTAGCCCCCGTTGGCGTTGATTTCGAGAGTGTCCAGCAGTGGTCTGGTAGTGTTGGGTATAAATCGGTGGTGGCTTATCGTGCTTTCGACCCCGGAAATTACCAAATTGTCATTATGAACCCAAACCGTAATTTTACGAGCAAAACCGTTACACTTGCTGCTGGAGAAGTACGAACCCTCATTCTGGCGGATCCTATCAACTCCGGTGATGAATTTGATCTGGTCAATCTGAAAGATAATTAA
- a CDS encoding 1-acyl-sn-glycerol-3-phosphate acyltransferase, which yields MLYFLPIQRILRLVISLIVRTAWLSLRLKWHPTSDRRRIAYEEISHTARRLCNILNIEVRLQNQPPEVDRGLVVSNHLGYIDMLVLASVWPVCFVARHTLEKEFLFGWIASTFQTIFVNRERKSATENFVREVQGRLNEGYRVLVFPEGRATFGDTVYPFKTGAFEAVAQTTLPIIPIYMGLHEIDGVKPFGQIRWKICWHAPMPIFRHIWRLLSIQKTVFEVTFADSFPANNHTRKTASVAAHQQILTRFEAHHHALEAPEWAINHAGTPPVKLTDLP from the coding sequence ATGTTGTATTTTTTGCCTATTCAACGGATTTTACGCCTTGTTATATCGTTGATTGTCCGAACTGCATGGCTTTCGTTGCGCTTAAAATGGCATCCAACAAGTGATCGCCGAAGAATCGCATATGAAGAAATCTCTCACACAGCACGTCGTTTATGTAATATTCTGAATATCGAAGTGCGGCTACAAAACCAACCGCCAGAGGTGGATCGTGGGCTGGTAGTAAGTAATCACTTGGGTTACATAGACATGTTGGTTTTGGCATCGGTTTGGCCTGTCTGCTTTGTGGCCCGACACACGTTGGAAAAGGAATTTCTTTTTGGTTGGATTGCCTCTACGTTCCAAACCATTTTTGTTAACCGTGAACGTAAATCCGCCACCGAAAACTTTGTGCGCGAGGTTCAAGGGAGGCTGAATGAAGGGTACCGTGTCTTGGTATTTCCTGAAGGCCGGGCCACCTTCGGAGATACCGTGTATCCCTTTAAAACGGGTGCCTTCGAAGCCGTTGCACAAACAACTTTGCCGATTATTCCGATTTATATGGGTTTACACGAAATTGATGGCGTGAAACCATTTGGCCAAATCCGGTGGAAAATTTGTTGGCATGCACCAATGCCCATTTTCAGGCATATTTGGCGTTTGCTGTCTATCCAGAAAACAGTCTTCGAAGTCACTTTTGCAGACTCTTTTCCTGCAAATAACCATACCCGTAAAACCGCTTCGGTAGCGGCCCATCAGCAAATCTTAACACGTTTTGAAGCACACCATCATGCCTTAGAAGCTCCAGAGTGGGCCATCAACCACGCAGGCACACCTCCTGTTAAACTAACTGATCTGCCGTAA
- a CDS encoding polyphosphate kinase 2 family protein, whose translation MAFYDPFRVEPGKKLSLKKRNSAEALGFEKEKALERLKQNITAIDELQTRLYAEDKQSVLLVMQAMDAAGKDSTIKAITAGLNPQGVLVHSFKAPSDEEKAHDFLWRVHQKTPPKGHIVIFNRSHYEDVLIVRVHGWASEKLLKKRYEYINHFEQMLHAHGTKVVKIMLHISPEYQLAQFRERLEDPKKHWKFNPADIEERKLWDQYMSAYEAALLKCSTEQAPWYVVPAENKWFRTFVVSQILRDVLEKMKPRYPKPIFDPTQFTADQLV comes from the coding sequence ATGGCTTTTTACGATCCTTTCCGGGTGGAACCGGGCAAAAAACTGTCCTTAAAAAAAAGAAATTCCGCCGAGGCGCTTGGCTTTGAAAAAGAAAAAGCGTTGGAACGGCTAAAGCAAAATATAACTGCCATAGATGAACTCCAAACCCGCCTCTATGCCGAAGACAAACAGTCTGTATTGTTGGTCATGCAAGCAATGGACGCAGCAGGGAAAGACAGTACCATCAAAGCCATTACGGCTGGCTTAAATCCACAAGGGGTACTGGTACATAGTTTTAAGGCCCCCAGCGACGAAGAAAAAGCACACGACTTTTTGTGGCGTGTTCACCAAAAGACACCACCAAAGGGTCATATTGTGATTTTTAACCGTTCACATTATGAGGATGTACTTATTGTCCGCGTTCATGGCTGGGCGTCGGAAAAATTACTCAAAAAGCGGTACGAGTATATCAATCATTTTGAACAAATGCTACATGCACATGGTACAAAAGTCGTAAAAATCATGTTGCATATATCCCCCGAATACCAGTTGGCGCAATTTCGGGAGCGTTTGGAAGACCCTAAAAAACATTGGAAATTTAATCCCGCAGACATAGAAGAGCGTAAACTTTGGGATCAATATATGAGCGCCTACGAAGCCGCACTGCTCAAGTGCTCTACTGAGCAAGCCCCTTGGTATGTGGTCCCTGCCGAAAATAAGTGGTTCCGTACATTTGTGGTCAGTCAAATCTTGCGTGATGTATTGGAGAAAATGAAACCCCGTTATCCAAAACCCATTTTTGATCCGACACAATTTACGGCAGATCAGTTAGTTTAA